The following coding sequences are from one Oscillatoria sp. FACHB-1407 window:
- a CDS encoding isochorismatase family protein yields the protein MVSNSVKENRTVENIEHIFKAAKQHGFEVFISPHYYYPTDYGWNFAGTVERMMLESREFDRKGALSLDGFLRSGADWLDRYKPFIEDGKTIVVSPHKAYGPQSNDLVLQLRKRNISKVILLGMLANICVEAHLRDLIEQGFEVLIVKDATAAPQHPDLGDGYKAALINFGYLANAVLSTNEAVKAMA from the coding sequence TTGGTCAGTAACAGTGTTAAGGAGAATAGAACCGTTGAGAACATCGAGCATATCTTCAAAGCCGCGAAGCAGCATGGATTTGAGGTTTTTATCTCCCCCCACTATTACTACCCCACCGACTATGGATGGAACTTTGCCGGAACCGTAGAGCGCATGATGTTGGAGTCCAGAGAGTTCGATCGCAAGGGTGCGTTGAGCCTGGATGGTTTCTTAAGATCGGGCGCAGACTGGCTCGATCGCTACAAGCCTTTCATTGAGGACGGCAAGACGATTGTGGTTAGTCCCCATAAAGCGTATGGACCGCAAAGCAATGACCTCGTTTTGCAACTGCGGAAGCGCAACATCAGCAAAGTTATTCTGCTGGGGATGTTAGCCAATATTTGTGTGGAAGCTCACCTGCGCGACTTGATCGAACAGGGATTTGAGGTACTCATCGTTAAGGATGCTACGGCTGCTCCGCAACATCCAGATCTGGGCGATGGCTACAAGGCAGCACTGATCAATTTCGGATATCTTGCCAATGCTGTCTTGTCTACGAATGAAGCTGTAAAAGCGATGGCGTAA